The genomic DNA CAGTTCGTCCTCCAATCGGGAAACAAAAGAAGTACAGACATCAAGATCTTCAGATCATTCATGCCGAAGAGATCGATCCGCCAGAAGGTCGCGCACCGATCTATTGGAAGCTCATCACCAATCTGCCGGTCACAAGCCATGCGGATGCCGTGCATAAGCTTGAATGGTATGCCCTGCGGTGGAAGATCGAGACATTCTTCCGAACCCTGAAAACCGAGTGCCGCATCGAGGAACTTCGCCTGACCACCGTCAACCGTCTGGCGAATTGCATCGCATTGTGCTGCGTCGTTGCTTGGCGAGTGTCATGGCTGACGATACTGGCTCGTGAGGCACCCAAGGCCACGCCTGCTGCCGTTTTCACCGAAGCGGAACGCAATCTGCTGGACAGCTCGACGCCAAAGTCGAACCACGCGCCCTGCCGCGATCTGGCCTTCTATGTCAGAGCCGTCGCAAAGCTTGGCGGCTATCTTGACCGTGCATCCGATCCCCCACCCGGAACCACCGTGATATGGAGAGGCATGTCGCGCCTCGCCGATCTCGTCGAGGGCCCCCGCATCTCACGCCCCCATTAGGCACTTTTGGGAAAGAGCAAGCCGGTGAGTGCCGCCTTGGCTGAGCGGCGTGATTGCAGAGGACGTCCTATAGGACGCGCTTAAGGGCGTGCTTTAGGACGTCGCATGACGCAGATGACGATAATGGCGGGGCCGGAGAGGCGTCGTCGCTGGAGCGCTGATGAGCGCCTCCGGATTTTAGCAGAGGCCTTCGGGCCTGTTGGGAGCGTCGCGCAGGTGTCGCGGCGGTACGATGTTTCTCGCGGGTTGATCTACCACTGGCGACAAGAGGCGCGGCGGCTATCGAGCCAAGGCTTCGTGCCGGCGGTCGTGACAGAGGAGGTGGTGGCTGGGTCTGCTGCACCCGAGTCTGATCGGCCGGAAACGGCAGCGATCGTCGTCAATCTATCGGACGGCCGTTGTGTTCGCATCTCGTCGACAGCGTCACCAGCGCTGATCACCGCAGTCCTCAAGGCTCTGCGGTGATCCCGTCGCGTGCAAGAGTATGGATTGCAATGGGCCACACCGACATGCGCAGGGGCATGCCCGGATTGGCGCTGCTGGTGCAGCAATGCCTGGGGGCGCGACCACATGGCGGAGATCTGTTCGTGTTCCGCGGCCGGAGCGGCTCGCTGGTCAAGATGATCTGGCACGATGGATCGGCATGTCGCTCTACGCCAAGCGCCTGGAGCGTGGGCGCTTCGTGTGGCCTTCTGCCAAGGATGGCGTCGTAGCGTTGACCAGCTCTCAGCTGGCCTGTCTGCTGGACGGGATCGACTGGCGTAACCCACAGCACACCTGGCGGCCGACAAGCGCCGGCTAGGCGCGCACAATGTTAGCGCACAGGCGCACTTCGCGCTTCAAATCCTCGGTATTCTGTGATTCCTTGTGGTCATGCAAGCCGCCGGCTCACCCCCTGCAGATCAGGTCGAGGCTCTCCGGGCTGAGCTGGCCGGAGCAAAGGCAGAGGCCGCGAGGGTCAAGGCGATCAACGCCGATCTTGAGGCCCGCAATGCGCTCCTCGAGCTGCAAAACGAAAAGATGCGGCGTGCCCTGTATGGCCAACGGTCCGAGCGAGCACGCCAGCTGATCGATCAGTTGGAGCTAGGCTTCGAGGAGCTGGAGGCATCGGCCAGCGAGGACGAGGCGCTTGCGAGCCTCGCCGCTGTCGGCACGCGTGTCGCTCCGTTCACGCGCAAACGACCAGCGCGCAAACCCTTGCCTGAGCATCTCCCACGCGAGCGCATCGTTATTCCGGCGCCGTGCTCGTGCCCGGCATGCGGTAGTGACCGGCTCTCGAAACTAGGCGAGGACGTCACTGAGACGCTGGAGGTGATCCCGCGCCAGTGGAAGGTCGTTCAGACCGTCAGGGAGAGATTCTCCTGCCGGGAGTGCGAGAGGATCACACAGCCGCCCGCGCCCTTCCATGTGACGCCGCGTGGACTGTTCGGCCCCAGCTTCCTGGCGATGGTCCTGTTCGAGAAATTCGGCGCGCACCAGCCCCTCAACCGTCAGCGGGATAGATATGCTCGCGAGGGTGTCGAGCTCAGCCTGACGACGCTGGCCGACCAGGTCGGTGCGTGCACCGCGGCACTGATGCCGCTCTACCGCCTGATCGAGGCGCATACCCTGGCAGGTGAGCGGCTTCACGGCGACGATACGACCATTCCGGTGCTGGCAGGTGGCAAGACAGACACGGCTCGATTGTGGACCTACGTGCGCGACGATCGGCCATTCGGTGGCAGAGCACCGCCGGCAGCGATCTACCACTACTCCCGCGATCGGCGTGGCGAGCATCCGCTCGCTCACTTGCAGGGCTGGTCCGGCATCCTCCAGGCAGATGCCTACGCCGGCTATAACGGACTGTTCCGGCAGGATCGCCAGCCTCAGCCATCGAAGCGGGCCTTGTGCTGGGCGCACGCACGGCGCCACTTCTTCGAGTTGGCCGATGCCGAAGCTCAAGAAGCGCCGCAAGGGCTCGCCGGTGATTCCACCACTCGCTGTCGAGGCCGTGCGGCGCATCGATGCCGTGTTCGCATTCGAGCGCACCATCACCGGCCAGAGCGCTGAGCAGCGGCAGATCGCCCGCGAGCAGCATGTCACGCCTTTGCTCGACGATCTGCGCTCTTGGATGATCGAGCAGCGCTCGAGCCTTTCACGCTCGTCCGCGGTCGCCAAAGCTATGGACTACATGCTCAAGGACTGGGCCGCGTTCGCCGCTTTCCTCGACGATGGCCGGATCTGCCTGACCAACAATTGCGCCGAGCGCGCGATGCGCGGCATCGCCATCGGGCGCAAAGCTTGGCTCTTTGCCGGTTCCGACCGTGGCGGTCAGCGTGCTGCCTTCATGTTCAGCCTCGTTAACACTGCCAAGCTCAACGACGTAGATCCGCAAGCTTGGCTCGCCGACGTGCTCACCCGCATCGCCGACATCCCGCAGCAGCGCTTAGACGAGCTGCTGCCCTGGAACTGGCAGGCTCCTACCATCCAGCTGCCGGTCGCCGCGTAATCCTGCCTTAGCGCGTTCGGCTAGCACCTATCGCATGCCCGCCGCGGTACTCGCCGGATGCTTACAAAGGTTCTAGAGCGGTTTCCACACGAACTGAATCGCTGGGGATCCCCTTGCCCGTGCTGATGTGATTCACGCTTTCTGCTGGTTGGAGGAGGCCAGCATGGATGGCGCGTACGCTTTCACAGGACCTTCGGGAT from Novosphingobium sp. 9U includes the following:
- a CDS encoding transposase, which gives rise to MTQMTIMAGPERRRRWSADERLRILAEAFGPVGSVAQVSRRYDVSRGLIYHWRQEARRLSSQGFVPAVVTEEVVAGSAAPESDRPETAAIVVNLSDGRCVRISSTASPALITAVLKALR
- a CDS encoding IS66 family transposase (programmed frameshift); translation: MQAAGSPPADQVEALRAELAGAKAEAARVKAINADLEARNALLELQNEKMRRALYGQRSERARQLIDQLELGFEELEASASEDEALASLAAVGTRVAPFTRKRPARKPLPEHLPRERIVIPAPCSCPACGSDRLSKLGEDVTETLEVIPRQWKVVQTVRERFSCRECERITQPPAPFHVTPRGLFGPSFLAMVLFEKFGAHQPLNRQRDRYAREGVELSLTTLADQVGACTAALMPLYRLIEAHTLAGERLHGDDTTIPVLAGGKTDTARLWTYVRDDRPFGGRAPPAAIYHYSRDRRGEHPLAHLQGWSGILQADAYAGYNGLFRQDRQPQPSKRALCWAHARRHFFELADAEAKKRRKGSPVIPPLAVEAVRRIDAVFAFERTITGQSAEQRQIAREQHVTPLLDDLRSWMIEQRSSLSRSSAVAKAMDYMLKDWAAFAAFLDDGRICLTNNCAERAMRGIAIGRKAWLFAGSDRGGQRAAFMFSLVNTAKLNDVDPQAWLADVLTRIADIPQQRLDELLPWNWQAPTIQLPVAA